In Rana temporaria chromosome 3, aRanTem1.1, whole genome shotgun sequence, a single window of DNA contains:
- the LOC120933526 gene encoding uncharacterized protein LOC120933526, whose product MPSCFVKSCSYNWRNDNITLHAFPRDRDRIKTWLEKINIPTEELESLVETISQSKIWKFKICSRHFTEKDYELKGTQKHLKNTAYPSLLLGKRLEICHAEYEHNYPKRRKTETEMPSESSIDVFDAGCGATQTSMETSSELNDNSRASVSEVSDCDVVACPPADCDVVVCPPADCDVVVCPSADCDVVVCPSVDYDMVEHPSADCEVVVHQSVDLNLAESIICSSVETEPMAVIDQSGKQGGKAITTTISSHARQIKQKRKVTKIHRGIQCQLKKDVKAKNIQVSIAKPTVSVAVQCSLVKLPPLTRIPKLERSMLEFVTNEVILQSAFSEKFTLKTNRKLQHHVPTIHHDPNVFVLGSSAPKSSLQESIPSVDTDFEISFNARKKDKEQSYRPSEEEDEMYSEESENEHLNFDSNEPDPSFLYLQEEKADVASQKTFLVFEECLDQLLMRSRCLQDPRCAGSVIALKKCVNGSALIVQAECSKHHRFELWRSQPFIGRMPAGDLMISSAIVCSGSNYLKTNLFFSVLGMYSISASTHYSNQKNFLFPTIEHHWMTERKKVIQIIGDNSVALIGDGQLDTPAKFCTYTLMDSETDYIIDFQVEQLQPGRTSASLEKLAFVEALERVLGDRVQVKAIATDRRVSIRKIIREKFKKITHGFDVWHMAESIGAKLMAASKKSNSRELAGWVLSAKKHLWWASSTCQDNPILRKEKWLSMRYHAANVHEWHGNCLYHRCSHTPKPSDEEGKYDWLKQGSAALNNLNAVIQDRTLLKDLDHLSGVYHTGAVEVFHSMVLKYRSKRHHFNMDGVVARTQLAALDHNHNINRLKAVVRKAEKNWENKGSSRHPYGFSKANKDWVVSKVYEPTSQGFMKEIIHDVIDLAAGIKHFAWNSRQENVSQNIAGFPRPQKELLAAKRGNPRLAAFRL is encoded by the coding sequence ATGCCCAGTTGTTTCGTCAAATCGTGCTCCTACAATTGGAGAAATGACAACATTACTCTGCATGCTTTTCCACGCGATCGAGATCGAATCAAAACCTGGCTCGAAAAAATCAACATTCCTACGGAAGAATTAGAATCGTTGGTCGAAACAATTTCACAATCTAAAATCTGGAAATTTAAAATTTGTTCGAGACATTTTACAGAAAAGGATTATGAATTAAAAGGGACACAAAAACATCTAAAGAACACAGCGTACCCTTCTTTACTATTAGGAAAACGCTTGGAAATCTGTCATGCCGAATATGAACACAACTACCCAAAACGTCGAAAAACAGAAACTGAGATGCCTTCAGAGTCCTCAATTGATGTCTTTGACGCTGGCTGTGGAGCAACTCAAACATCGATGGAAACAAGTTCTGAACTAAATGATAATTCGAGGGCTTCCGTATCAGAAGTTAGTGACTGTGACGTGGTAGCCTGCCCACCTGCGGACTGTGACGTGGTAGTGTGCCCACCTGCGGACTGTGACGTGGTAGTGTGCCCATCTGCGGACTGTGACGTGGTAGTGTGCCCATCTGTGGACTATGACATGGTAGAGCATCCATCTGCGGACTGTGAAGTGGTAGTGCATCAATCTGTGGACTTGAACTTGGCAGAAAGTATAATTTGCAGTTCTGTTGAAACTGAACCAATGGCGGTGATTGATCAATCTGGGAAACAAGGAGGAAAAGcaattaccactactatttcctcACATGCTCGTCAAATCAAGCAGAAACGAAAAGTTACGAAAATACATCGAGGCATCCAGTGTCAACTAAAAAAGGACGTTAAAGCCAAAAATATCCAGGTCTCCATAGCTAAGCCAACAGTCTCTGTTGCCGTACAATGCTCTCTGGTTAAATTACCTCCATTGACCCGAATACCAAAATTGGAAAGAAGTATGTTAGAGTTTGTGACTAATGAAGTTATTCTACAATCCGCTTTTTCTGAAAAGTTTACActgaaaacaaacagaaaattacAACATCATGTGCCTACAATACATCACGATCCAAATGTCTTTGTTCTCGGATCATCAGCACCTAAAAGTTCCTTACAAGAATCAATACCATCGGTAGACACTGATTTTGAAATTTCATTCAATGCCCGAAAAAAGGATAAAGAGCAATCTTATCGTCCGTCTGAAGAAGAAGACGAAATGTATTCTGAAGAATCGGAGAATGAACACTTAAACTTCGATTCGAATGAACCAGACCCTTCGTTTTTATATTTGCAAGAAGAAAAGGCCGACGTGGCGagccaaaaaacatttttggtgtTTGAAGAATGCCTCGATCAATTATTGATGCGATCTCGTTGCTTGCAAGATCCGCGTTGCGCCGGGAGCGTTATCGCTCTTAAAAAATGCGTCAACGGATCTGCGTTGATCGTGCAGGCGGAGTGCAGTAAACATCATAGATTTGAACTGTGGAGAAGCCAACCCTTTATTGGGCGAATGCCAGCAGGAGACTTGATGATTTCATCCGCGATCGTATGCAGCGGATCAAATTATTTGaagacaaatttatttttttcagttttaggaATGTACAGTATTTCGGCGAGCACGCATTACAGCAACCAAAAAAATTTCTTATTTCCAACGATTGAACATCATTGGATGACTGAACGAAAGAAGGTCATTCAAATAATTGGTGACAATAGCGTAGCGTTGATTGGTGACGGCCAATTGGATACGCCTGCAAAGTTCTGCACCTATACATTGATGGATTCAGAAACGGATTACATCATAGATTTCCAAGTGGAGCAACTACAACCCGGTCGGACCTCGGCGTCTCTAGAAAAGTTGGCATTTGTTGAGGCCTTGGAGCGCGTTTTAGGGGATCGAGTTCAGGTCAAAGCCATTGCAACCGACAGACGTGTCTCCATCCGAAAAATAATAAGGGAGAAATTTAAGAAAATAACGCACGGATTTGACGTATGGCATATGGCGGAATCGATTGGAGCAAAGCTTATGGCTGCGAGTAAAAAAAGTAACAGTCGAGAACTTGCTGGTTGGGttctttcagcaaaaaaacatttatggtggGCATCCAGTACTTGTCAGGACAATCCTATTCTACGCAAAGAAAAATGGCTTTCAATGCGTTATCATGCAGCTAATGTACACGAATGGCACGGAAATTGTCTATATCATCGCTGTTCGCATACTCCAAAACCTAGCGATGAAGAAGGGAAATACGATTGGCTTAAACAAGGATCTGCAGCTCTAAATAACCTAAACGCCGTAATTCAAGATAGGACACTGCTCAAGGACCTCGATCATCTTTCTGGTGTTTACCATACAGGAGCAGTCGAAGTATTTCACAGTATGGTGTTAAAATATAGATCGAAACGGCATCATTTTAATATGGACGGCGTGGTGGCAAGAACACAACTTGCTGCCCTCGACCACAATCACAACATTAATAGGCTGAAAGCGGTTGTtagaaaagcagaaaaaaattgggaaaacaaAGGCTCCTCACGTCACCCTTATGGCTTCAGTAAGGCGAATAAAGACTGGGTTGTAAGCAAAGTATATGAACCAACTTCTCAGGGATTCATGAAAGAGATCATCCATGATGTCATCGACCTTGCTGCCGGAATCAAACATTTTGCATGGAATTCTAGACAGGAAAATGTTTCTCAAAACATTGCTGGATTTCCACGACCACAAAAAGAACTGCTTGCGGCAAAACGCGGTaacccgcgtttagcagcgtttcgtttatag